A genome region from Eremothecium cymbalariae DBVPG#7215 chromosome 4, complete sequence includes the following:
- the KIN1 gene encoding serine/threonine protein kinase KIN1 (similar to Ashbya gossypii AGR058W), translated as MPSSTQDYHVNSQFKMGGGASGGAIGVNSVVGTGSGSNTASPTQVMGMAPATPRMMGKAFVSVQGSSGGTQQTQNSQQLMPPAEINESYSASQTRLNASQRQPPKPFHRKSLGDWDFLETVGAGSMGKVKLAKHRYTNELCAIKIVNRATKSFIHKQQQQQLPPPSNEEELMERRKKLEKEISRDKRTIREASLGQILYHPHICRLFEMCTMSNHFYMLFEYVSGGQLLDYIIQHGSLRERHARKFARGIASALQYLHMNNIVHRDLKIENIMISSSGEIRIIDFGLSNLYDPKKQLHTFCGSLYFAAPELLKAHPYTGPEVDIWSFGVVLYVLVCGKVPFDDENASVLHEKIKQGKVEYPQHLSIDVISLLSKMLVVDPLKRATLKQVVNHQWMQKGYDFPPPSYLPQSVPLTSDLINMDVIKEMHRLELIQDVDDTLQWLEKIVNSEGYLELSGEYWSDVQNNKLEDDPTRAFNPLLSIYHLVDEMLKRKRSKIQKKIQLSGQQEPNAAVNSAPPTATTALVSAGTMSAGSFTSTATAQQKVTTGVSASGPEQATRHSGPSTTGPQPTVQSHIKNGVSQTISANTLPIAGTFLSYAPSPTTPSKHKRKILVPPKLAIPEQAHTTTPRKDTEVVEQDAEHNVLSPTPQSHDIETNNNQYVNIGNGSTHSTAASASSNEKQNFSSLFRRFSQRHRYTNSQGSSQQGYTQDSNTLQQSPKYTNQVSTISQSLQVAKSKKSHTRTVSEYAPTSKYSSLGPTAPTVDSKTSYAESQSPLPALPSNAETLVKEQQILQSTLQDLDISATRGSSSTNHGHEAVDEEKPLKQLNIPKGRKLHPSARAKSVGHSRRESLKFMRPAVATQVSPQDFNDDGFLENISDSKSDIMFGASSSNGALSGVDEELTDKQILKLASRAPPGSMPSVDYPRSLFLKGFFSVQTTSSKPLPIVRYKIISTLKKLNIEFKEVKGGFICVHRQSYVTKKYSVVQQPSIVVTESNSVGSVNNPGSGAPHRRQLSISSRYGSIRRQQSLVQPNIPNTPLAAALQEKSQQSTLQSFGAGCGVTEDLSTASLESLNGDDNLTNSKAQYMNSKDLEMQYQKERPPLRFEIHIVKVRIVGLAGVHFKKVSGNTWMYKELASHILKELNL; from the coding sequence ATGCCATCTTCCACGCAGGATTACCACGTGAATAGCCAGTTTAAGATGGGTGGAGGAGCTTCAGGAGGAGCGATAGGAGTGAATAGTGTTGTGGGAACGGGGTCAGGTAGTAATACAGCAAGTCCGACACAGGTGATGGGAATGGCGCCTGCGACGCCGCGGATGATGGGTAAGGCGTTTGTCTCGGTACAGGGTTCAAGTGGAGGAACACAGCAGACGCAGAACTCGCAGCAGTTGATGCCACCTGCGGAGATTAATGAGAGTTATAGTGCTTCACAAACAAGGCTGAATGCGAGTCAGCGACAGCCTCCAAAGCCGTTCCATCGTAAGTCGCTTGGTGATTGGGACTTTTTAGAGACTGTTGGTGCAGGTTCGATGGGGAAAGTAAAATTGGCGAAGCATCGGTACACAAACGAGCTTTGTGCGATTAAGATTGTTAATCGTGCGACAAAGTCTTTCATACAcaagcagcagcagcagcaattgcCTCCTCCTAGCAATGAGGAGGAGCTTATGGAACGTAGGaagaagttggaaaagGAGATTTCTAGAGACAAAAGGACCATCCGTGAAGCCTCGCTTGGTCAGATTTTGTATCACCCCCATATCTGTCGCTTGTTTGAGATGTGTACTATGAGCAACCACTTTTATATGTTGTTCGAGTATGTGTCGGGTGGGCAGTTACTAGATTATATCATTCAGCATGGGTCCCTACGTGAGAGGCATGCGCGTAAGTTTGCTCGTGGGATAGCGTCTGCATTGCAGTATTTGCACATGAATAACATTGTTCATCGAGACTTAAAAATAGAGAACATTATGATATCATCTTCCGGAGAAATTAGAattattgattttggtCTTTCTAATTTATACgatccaaagaagcagTTACACACCTTTTGTGGCTCCTTGTATTTTGCTGCACCAGAATTATTGAAGGCCCATCCTTACACTGGGCCTGAGGTCGATATTTGGTCGTTTGGTGTGGTCCTTTACGTATTGGTTTGTGGGAAAGTTCCCTTTGACGATGAAAATGCCAGTGTTTTGCATGAGAAAATTAAGCAGGGTAAAGTTGAGTATCCGCAACATTTATCCATTGATGTTATTTCgcttctttcaaaaatgttGGTGGTAGATCCTCTGAAGAGGGCTACATTGAAGCAGGTAGTTAATCACCAGTGGATGCAAAAGGGCTATGACTTCCCACCTCCATCCTATTTACCACAGAGTGTACCACTAACATCGGATCTCATAAATATGGATGTCATTAAAGAAATGCATAGACTTGAGTTGATTCAAGATGTTGACGATACCTTACAATGGCTAGAAAAGATCGTTAACTCAGAGGGATATCTTGAACTCTCAGGAGAATACTGGAGTGACGTTCAAAATAACAAGCTTGAGGATGACCCTACACGGGCTTTTAACCCATTATTATCGATCTATCATTTGGTGGATGAGATGTTGAAACGCAAGCGTTCTAAGatccaaaaaaagataCAGCTGTCTGGTCAACAGGAGCCAAACGCAGCCGTCAATTCGGCGCCTCCAACTGCAACGACCGCTCTTGTTTCGGCAGGTACTATGTCAGCAGGCTCATTTACTTCTACGGCTACTGCACAACAAAAGGTTACAACAGGTGTCTCTGCTTCTGGTCCAGAACAAGCTACACGGCACTCTGGGCCATCTACGACAGGACCTCAACCGACAGTGCAGTCGCATATCAAGAATGGCGTTAGCCAAACAATATCAGCTAATACCCTTCCAATTGCAGGAACTTTCTTATCATATGCCCCTTCGCCTACAACACCTTCAAAGCATAAGCGCAAGATTTTGGTACCTCCAAAACTTGCCATTCCAGAGCAAGCTCATACAACGACACCAAGAAAGGATACAGAAGTTGTGGAGCAGGATGCAGAACATAATGTGTTGTCGCCAACGCCACAGTCTCATGACATCGAGACCAATAATAACCAATATGTAAATATTGGTAATGGGTCGACACATTCTACAGCTGCTTCTGCAAGCTCTAATGAGAAGCAAAACTTTAGTTCATTATTTAGAAGATTTTCACAGCGGCATCGTTACACCAACTCTCAAGGAAGTTCGCAACAGGGCTACACTCAAGATTCAAATACACTACAGCAGTCGCCAAAATATACAAACCAGGTTTCTACTATTTCGCAATCTTTGCAAGTGGCTAAATCGAAAAAGTCACATACTCGCACTGTTTCAGAATATGCTCCAACTTCCAAGTATTCTAGTTTGGGTCCAACTGCACCGACTGTAGACAGCAAGACTAGTTATGCTGAATCACAATCGCCTCTGCCGGCATTACCATCTAATGCAGAAACACTGGTGAAGGAACAGCAAATATTGCAGAGCACATTACAGGATTTAGATATATCTGCAACTCGCGGATCATCTTCCACTAATCATGGTCACGAAgctgttgatgaagagaaaCCATTGAAGCAACTGAATATTCCGAAAGGCCGGAAGTTGCATCCATCTGCAAGGGCCAAGTCTGTGGGGCATTCTCGTAGAGAGTCTTTGAAATTTATGAGACCTGCAGTTGCTACTCAGGTGTCACCTCAAGATTTCAATGACGACGGCTTCCTAGAAAATATCAGTGATAGTAAATCAGATATCATGTTTGGtgcttcatcatctaaCGGCGCATTATCtggtgttgatgaagaattaacTGACAAGCAAATTCTAAAGTTAGCCTCAAGGGCTCCACCAGGCTCCATGCCCTCCGTAGATTATCCACgttctttgtttttaaaggGCTTTTTTTCTGTGCAAACGACATCTTCAAAACCATTGCCTATAGTTAGATATAAAATCATCTCTACcttgaaaaagttgaatattgaatttaaagaagttaaagGTGGATTTATCTGTGTCCATAGGCAGTCGTATGTGACTAAAAAATACTCAGTTGTGCAGCAACCTAGCATTGTTGTTACAGAATCTAACTCTGTTGGGTCTGTTAACAACCCAGGGTCTGGAGCACCACATAGAAGACAATTATCTATTTCTTCTCGTTATGGGTCCATCAGACGTCAACAGAGTTTGGTACAACCAAATATCCCTAACACACCGTTGGCTGCTGCTCTACAGGAAAAATCACAACAGAGTACATTGCAGTCTTTCGGTGCTGGGTGCGGAGTTACGGAAGATCTATCTACCGCATCGCTGGAATCATTAAACGGAGATGATAATCTAACCAATTCTAAAGCGCAATACATGAATAGTAAAGATTTGGAGATGCAGTATCAGAAAGAGCGCCCACCTCTGAGGTTTGAAATACATATTGTAAAGGTCCGCATTGTTGGTTTGGCTGGCGTTCACTTTAAAAAGGTCTCAGGTAATACCTGGATGTACAAGGAGTTGGCATCGCatattttaaaggaattgaatttgtga